In the genome of Coraliomargarita algicola, one region contains:
- a CDS encoding glycosyl hydrolase 115 family protein, producing the protein MKWIHFLMCVLVTTNLTAKSMDGLTINGDTPWVVTAADFENPAIQEAIRDAERDWYKVFGYPPVIFKNNTRSSWTGPVIIFGSVENTSSLVDAQVPAGAEQHVLRLAQVKNNPGIAAIGGDTRGTIFAIYTFCEEVLGIDPMYVFTDSIPEKRTEVSFTSADEYISKKPTFENRGWFINDEELHDGMHRDPLGGNVISMEWMDKIIETLLRTKGNMLIPESSSYSDATVYDLCKRRDVIITFHHISPLGLNMMDWPKGLPFSYVTHKDILEDAWRKSAQALADKKVAWIVGFRGESDGAFWHSDPAAPKDDQGRADVIAAAMQKQTEIVREFDPDATIVAALWNELGRFYNDGILQIPDGVCKMFADDGRGYMRDKGDGSDLSPGDGLYYHVMMMMNTQNRTTEAVPPARIYNELRRYVERGATKYAIINVSGIRPAAMSVQAINDFLWDAEPYLSQPADKAMHAYLQQWYAKQFSPELAADLAALRLHYYDIPYLRENMPDPTRWRGARGEHLLQYLTQEVLKKYSSAIENGEDIRNVSGFANQMKQTKGPLTETAEFFPALWRETKALESRIPVDRRNFYQAHFTYQVAVHMYGSRMLDQVVQGVDAYLVDQNPQVFANHLKLALAELEKILSEAHKAEYGIWDTMFMHVRLMDMWRTRLMLKETIARIEGRPYTSKYRGIMNGSFWGSAQDYMNNAEGVYPYFYKHTGRGLDVLENGSYPE; encoded by the coding sequence ATGAAATGGATTCACTTTTTAATGTGCGTGCTGGTCACCACGAATCTGACTGCTAAATCGATGGATGGTCTGACCATCAACGGTGATACTCCGTGGGTGGTTACGGCGGCCGATTTCGAAAATCCTGCGATTCAAGAAGCCATCCGTGATGCGGAGCGCGATTGGTATAAGGTGTTTGGCTATCCGCCGGTGATTTTTAAGAATAACACACGCAGCAGTTGGACGGGGCCGGTCATCATTTTTGGTTCCGTGGAAAATACCAGCTCGCTGGTGGATGCTCAAGTTCCCGCGGGAGCGGAGCAACACGTGTTGCGCTTGGCTCAGGTGAAGAACAACCCGGGAATTGCTGCGATCGGTGGCGACACACGTGGCACGATCTTTGCCATCTATACTTTTTGCGAAGAGGTGCTCGGCATCGACCCCATGTATGTCTTTACCGATAGCATTCCTGAAAAACGCACTGAGGTGAGCTTTACTTCGGCGGATGAATATATTTCGAAGAAACCGACTTTTGAGAACCGCGGTTGGTTCATCAACGATGAAGAATTGCACGACGGAATGCACCGCGATCCGCTCGGCGGCAACGTGATCTCCATGGAGTGGATGGATAAAATTATCGAAACCTTGCTCCGCACCAAGGGAAACATGCTGATCCCTGAGTCGTCTTCGTATTCAGATGCCACGGTCTATGATCTTTGCAAACGCCGCGACGTCATTATCACCTTTCACCATATTTCTCCCTTGGGATTGAACATGATGGATTGGCCGAAGGGCCTGCCGTTTTCCTATGTCACCCACAAGGATATCCTGGAAGATGCCTGGCGGAAATCGGCGCAAGCATTGGCTGATAAGAAGGTGGCATGGATCGTCGGCTTTCGCGGCGAATCGGATGGGGCCTTCTGGCACAGCGATCCTGCTGCGCCAAAAGATGATCAGGGCCGCGCGGATGTGATTGCAGCTGCCATGCAGAAGCAGACGGAAATCGTGCGCGAGTTTGATCCCGATGCCACCATTGTGGCTGCGCTGTGGAATGAGCTGGGCCGCTTTTACAATGATGGGATCCTGCAAATACCAGACGGTGTCTGCAAGATGTTCGCCGATGATGGTCGTGGGTATATGCGCGACAAGGGCGATGGCTCCGATTTATCGCCAGGTGACGGGCTTTATTATCATGTCATGATGATGATGAATACGCAAAACCGCACCACGGAGGCCGTGCCGCCAGCCCGTATTTATAATGAATTGCGTCGTTATGTGGAGCGTGGTGCCACTAAGTATGCGATCATTAATGTGAGCGGTATTCGCCCCGCAGCGATGTCTGTGCAGGCGATCAATGATTTCCTTTGGGATGCAGAGCCTTATTTGAGTCAACCTGCCGATAAAGCGATGCACGCATACTTGCAGCAATGGTATGCGAAGCAGTTTTCACCTGAATTGGCAGCCGATTTAGCAGCCTTGCGCCTGCATTACTATGACATTCCTTACCTGCGTGAGAATATGCCTGATCCAACCCGTTGGAGAGGGGCCCGGGGGGAGCATCTGCTTCAATACCTGACTCAGGAAGTGCTGAAGAAATACAGCAGCGCCATCGAGAACGGCGAAGACATTCGCAATGTGTCGGGCTTTGCGAACCAAATGAAGCAGACCAAAGGACCCCTCACCGAGACCGCTGAATTCTTTCCCGCGCTCTGGCGTGAAACCAAGGCGCTGGAGTCGCGCATTCCTGTCGACCGCCGGAATTTTTACCAGGCGCACTTCACCTATCAGGTCGCGGTGCACATGTATGGCAGCCGTATGCTGGATCAAGTCGTTCAGGGCGTGGATGCATACCTCGTCGATCAGAACCCTCAAGTGTTTGCCAATCATCTAAAGCTCGCACTGGCCGAACTGGAAAAGATCCTGAGCGAAGCGCATAAAGCGGAATATGGGATTTGGGACACGATGTTCATGCATGTGCGCCTGATGGATATGTGGCGCACCCGTCTGATGTTAAAGGAGACGATTGCACGCATCGAAGGCCGCCCTTACACCTCGAAGTATCGCGGCATTATGAACGGTTCATTCTGGGGCTCGGCGCAAGACTATATGAACAATGCCGAAGGCGTATATCCCTATTTCTATAAACATACTGGCCGTGGACTCGATGTGTTAGAGAATGGCAGCTACCCCGAATAA
- a CDS encoding sulfatase — MHILTDDFGWQDPVCMDVDGETPFETPNLDKLAQRGRKFMQAYSPSPTCAPSRAAYISGQYPAQTGIYHVMGGKLPRAYSPNFTYINPFYRYRLPLTEMTIPKELKRAGYTTGHVGKWHLGGRSNGYPFPGDYGFDLGYVDDLGKGGTYYPDPDIWGPRNQLRNQHNGLAKTMKPDRITGWATEDPDDPFQLGDDGRPFDKTLDVALKWLEKHHAEPFFLNYCTYYVHGPIQTRDRERLEYYCKKMGLDFPTDPGTINVGLGGKTDPYYATMVDELDWMIGEVISYLEDTEDPRNPGHKLIDNTYIIVSSDNGGLVRRAGGTVTDNFPLREGKQDIHEGGVRIPFIVSGPNVPEGSVCDTPISLIDLYPTFVDLVGLPESDNPKLDGCNIRPLFEGTDTVARFADGTTRESIYFYFPIELSSGAAMRKGPWKVYRNLGPGNNKDPMVSLYRLYHEDGSMADVGEANNLADAMPELTQELLSELDAFLDAAGVSYPYKNPTIESHEHQDKIPEVLARGEDRDRIWVEVETGKDTSSIVDAKLLYTVNGGEFELSRGRREMWFEAPAEITGGRIEGRVPPGTSHAVFCMTDSEGFLVMSEKLPSYREVSSSHADSSYLKHAYPFRPGLYALIQLGHEASAALKQLQKPAPDLSEALAQAEALYAAGEGTDEQYYASIRGLRKAIRDRHGVIPQADNYYLNLFRQSGAF; from the coding sequence GTGCACATCTTAACTGATGATTTTGGTTGGCAGGATCCTGTCTGCATGGATGTGGATGGTGAGACTCCTTTTGAGACGCCTAATTTAGATAAGTTGGCGCAGCGGGGGCGTAAATTTATGCAGGCATATTCGCCATCGCCGACTTGTGCTCCTTCGCGGGCGGCCTATATCTCGGGACAATATCCAGCCCAAACGGGGATTTATCATGTGATGGGGGGCAAGTTGCCGCGGGCGTATTCACCCAATTTTACCTATATAAATCCATTCTATCGTTATCGCTTACCGCTGACGGAAATGACCATTCCCAAAGAGCTGAAACGGGCGGGTTATACGACGGGCCATGTCGGGAAATGGCATTTGGGTGGGCGTAGTAACGGGTATCCGTTTCCAGGTGACTATGGGTTTGATCTTGGCTATGTCGATGACTTGGGAAAAGGGGGCACTTACTATCCGGATCCGGATATTTGGGGCCCTAGGAATCAGCTGCGTAATCAGCACAACGGTTTGGCGAAAACGATGAAGCCTGACCGTATCACAGGCTGGGCGACTGAAGACCCCGATGATCCCTTTCAATTAGGTGACGATGGGCGGCCTTTTGACAAGACGCTCGATGTCGCGCTCAAGTGGCTCGAGAAGCATCACGCAGAGCCTTTTTTCCTGAATTACTGCACCTATTACGTGCATGGGCCGATCCAAACCCGGGACCGCGAACGTCTGGAGTATTATTGCAAGAAAATGGGCCTGGATTTTCCGACGGATCCGGGAACGATTAATGTGGGGCTGGGCGGCAAAACAGATCCGTATTATGCCACGATGGTGGATGAACTCGACTGGATGATTGGCGAGGTAATTAGCTATTTGGAAGATACGGAGGATCCCCGTAACCCCGGACACAAGCTCATTGATAATACCTATATCATCGTGAGTTCGGACAATGGGGGACTCGTGCGCCGCGCGGGGGGCACTGTCACTGATAATTTCCCGCTGCGTGAAGGGAAACAGGACATACATGAAGGGGGCGTGCGCATTCCATTCATTGTCAGTGGTCCTAATGTTCCCGAAGGCTCTGTTTGCGATACTCCGATTTCTTTAATCGATTTATATCCTACTTTTGTCGATCTGGTTGGATTGCCTGAGTCGGATAATCCAAAACTGGATGGATGTAATATTCGCCCATTATTTGAAGGCACAGACACAGTGGCTCGTTTTGCGGATGGCACCACACGTGAGAGCATCTATTTCTATTTTCCGATCGAATTGTCCTCTGGCGCTGCAATGCGCAAGGGCCCCTGGAAGGTGTATCGTAATCTTGGGCCGGGGAATAATAAAGACCCCATGGTTTCGCTCTATCGGCTGTATCATGAGGATGGCTCAATGGCGGATGTGGGGGAGGCGAATAACCTGGCCGATGCCATGCCGGAATTGACTCAAGAATTATTGAGTGAACTGGATGCCTTTCTGGATGCGGCTGGGGTGAGCTACCCTTATAAAAATCCGACGATTGAGAGCCACGAACATCAGGACAAAATCCCCGAAGTTCTCGCGCGCGGTGAAGACCGTGACCGTATCTGGGTCGAAGTTGAAACAGGCAAGGATACATCGAGCATTGTGGATGCTAAACTGCTTTACACAGTGAACGGCGGCGAGTTTGAGCTTTCACGCGGACGTCGTGAAATGTGGTTTGAAGCACCCGCTGAGATTACTGGCGGTCGTATTGAGGGGCGGGTGCCGCCGGGCACCTCTCATGCGGTTTTTTGCATGACCGACAGCGAGGGCTTTCTAGTGATGTCTGAGAAACTGCCGTCTTATCGGGAGGTGTCGTCCAGTCATGCCGATTCATCGTATCTCAAGCATGCCTATCCCTTCCGGCCAGGTCTCTATGCCTTGATCCAGTTGGGGCATGAAGCCTCGGCGGCGCTTAAACAGCTGCAAAAGCCTGCTCCGGATTTGTCCGAGGCCTTGGCTCAAGCGGAAGCATTGTATGCGGCAGGCGAGGGCACAGATGAACAATACTACGCCAGCATTCGTGGACTCAGAAAAGCCATCCGTGATCGGCACGGCGTCATTCCGCAGGCAGATAATTATTACCTAAACCTCTTCCGCCAAAGCGGAGCCTTTTAA
- a CDS encoding histidine kinase — MLVLIQASGAESSQPFTELWLHELEALKQQTEAELNGLAHPSLNSGVGAVGDRSKAYADDGNHYEWVQIDLEGSYIIDTIFIIPTLWRDTRFGFVNDAFPQEFRILIGNAAHPEGKVIFTYNADEAPFTGITPMQIPVDSESASWVRVETNHLTQRALDGMYIFQLSEIMVFEGNEDRALRKPVLASSPVYESATRNAGTLVDGILPYLINSAAEEHSRAYVSSIDVGEKPSLTIDLLETTEITGIRLHATDQADTVPTAHAGEFGLPPHFIVETANQEDFSDAEIVLDVKLNSIFEMGPVLSWNFAKPSNARYIRLTALTPYYHGRENQDSRVSFAEIEVLQQGLNIARNKPISTNYVSETSDSTLSALVDGMNIYGHILPQKQWLEELARRHELSTLLQELQVELQKRYTQQKLFLRWAIIAAIFMALAIVFTIPYYKMLSYRKEVHIRQRIAANLHDELGANLHAIGMLGDVAERSISTPERLVEAVRRIRALTERTGEAARHCTNMLEADNICQDIVFEIQQDTQRLLGDHETHLRIYGEEELETLPRRARIDLYLFFKESLTNINRHAQATKVYIRIAANHNSVRLSVIDNGCGMNAPPKSLLRRARLMRAAIQTKPVNPHGTHIRLIIKFKRTKLFL, encoded by the coding sequence TTGCTTGTACTTATACAAGCAAGTGGCGCAGAGTCCTCACAACCGTTCACGGAACTCTGGCTGCATGAACTGGAGGCACTAAAGCAACAAACTGAAGCCGAATTGAACGGACTGGCCCATCCCAGCCTCAATAGTGGCGTGGGTGCGGTCGGGGACCGATCCAAAGCTTATGCAGACGACGGAAACCATTATGAGTGGGTACAAATCGATCTAGAAGGCAGCTACATAATAGATACGATATTTATTATACCCACCTTGTGGCGCGATACGCGCTTCGGATTTGTCAATGACGCCTTTCCTCAGGAATTTCGTATTCTAATCGGTAATGCAGCCCATCCAGAGGGTAAGGTCATCTTTACCTACAATGCAGACGAAGCTCCCTTCACAGGGATCACGCCAATGCAAATCCCTGTGGATTCTGAAAGCGCCTCATGGGTGAGAGTGGAAACAAATCACCTCACACAGCGCGCCCTCGATGGCATGTATATCTTTCAGCTATCTGAAATCATGGTCTTCGAGGGCAACGAAGACCGCGCGCTGCGTAAACCCGTGTTGGCATCGTCTCCAGTCTATGAGAGCGCGACACGTAATGCGGGAACACTTGTCGACGGGATCTTGCCTTACCTAATTAATTCTGCGGCAGAAGAGCACAGCCGCGCTTATGTCAGTAGTATCGATGTTGGCGAAAAGCCGTCTCTTACGATCGACCTATTGGAAACCACTGAAATAACAGGTATCCGACTCCATGCAACCGATCAAGCAGACACAGTCCCAACTGCACACGCGGGTGAATTTGGCCTCCCACCGCATTTCATTGTCGAAACCGCCAATCAGGAAGATTTCAGCGATGCCGAAATAGTCTTAGATGTAAAACTGAACTCTATCTTTGAGATGGGCCCCGTGCTCAGCTGGAACTTCGCCAAACCGTCAAACGCTCGCTACATTCGACTAACCGCACTCACGCCCTATTATCATGGAAGGGAAAACCAAGACTCGCGTGTTAGTTTTGCCGAGATCGAAGTGCTTCAGCAGGGGCTCAACATTGCGCGGAATAAGCCCATCAGTACTAACTACGTCAGTGAGACCAGTGACTCCACGCTCAGCGCACTCGTCGATGGCATGAATATCTATGGCCATATTCTGCCACAGAAACAATGGTTAGAGGAATTAGCACGCCGCCATGAACTCTCTACCCTTCTCCAAGAGTTACAAGTAGAGCTACAAAAACGCTATACACAGCAGAAGTTATTTCTCAGATGGGCCATCATAGCAGCGATCTTTATGGCACTCGCGATTGTATTCACAATCCCCTACTACAAGATGCTCAGCTACCGAAAGGAAGTTCACATCCGCCAGCGTATTGCGGCCAATCTACACGATGAATTGGGGGCTAACCTGCATGCCATCGGAATGTTAGGCGATGTTGCAGAACGTTCCATAAGCACTCCCGAACGCCTCGTCGAAGCGGTCCGTCGCATTCGCGCATTGACCGAGCGCACAGGAGAAGCCGCACGCCACTGCACCAACATGCTAGAGGCAGACAATATCTGTCAAGACATCGTATTTGAAATCCAGCAAGATACACAACGCCTCCTAGGCGACCACGAAACTCACTTAAGAATCTATGGTGAAGAAGAACTTGAAACTCTGCCCCGCCGTGCTCGTATCGACCTATATCTTTTTTTTAAAGAGAGCCTTACAAATATTAACCGACATGCACAGGCCACCAAAGTATATATACGCATTGCAGCGAATCACAACAGCGTAAGACTCTCCGTTATAGATAATGGCTGTGGCATGAATGCTCCCCCAAAATCCCTACTACGTAGAGCCCGCTTAATGCGAGCCGCCATTCAAACCAAGCCCGTAAACCCTCACGGCACTCATATTCGACTCATAATAAAATTCAAAAGAACCAAACTCTTCCTATGA